The genomic stretch CCTGCTGGCCGGTGCCGTGGGCGCGACCTGATTCGGCCGTCGTCGCCGCAGCGTGAACGCTCCGCGGCGGGTAAATGCCGCGCGAATGCACCGGCGCAGGCCAAGGTGGGACGACGTTTCCGCTGTTTTCCTGCGCGCGGGTCGTCTAGCGTGCGGGTCTTCAACCCCGCCCATGGTCGACATTCTCAAGCTCATCAAGGCCGCCAACGAGATGGCTCCGTTGCCGGCCAGTTCCGTCCGTTTGGCTCAATTGGTGCAGGATCCCGACGCCGGTCTCGACGATCTGGGCGAAGTCGTGGCACTCGACCAGGCTCTGACCGTGCGGATGCTGCGGATGGCCAACTCGGCGTTCAGCGCGAGCGAGACTCGGGTCAGCGACGTGCGCGAGGCAGTCATGCGGCTGGGTGCGGCGCAGGTGCTTGCGTTCGCCATCAGCACGCACGCGCGAGCGATGATGACCAAGCCGTTGAGCCGATACGGCATGGAAGAAAACGCGCTTTGGAAGCACTCGGTGCGCGCGGCCTTGGCGATCGAGTGTCTGCCGAAGGTCTCGAAGCGCTCCGTCCCCTCGGCGGCGTTCGCTGCCGCATTGCTGCACGACGTGGGCAAGCTGGTGATGGATCGTTTCCTCGCCGCCGACGATTTCGAGGCGATCCGGCGCGCCCGCGAAGAGGGTGGTTTGAGTCCGTTGCTGGCCGAGGCGGAAGTGTTGCAGGTCAACCATGCGGAACTCGGCGGTGTCGTGGCGCAGCATTGGAACCTGCCCGAGCCGATCGTGCACGGGATCATCTACCATCACGAACCGCAGCGGGTGTGCGAGGAGGTGCCGGATCTCGTCTATCTGGCGAACCTCGCCGCGAAGTCCGCCGAAGGGGGCGACGCGATCAAGCCGGGCGAACTCGAGCTCGACATGGGCGTCGTGGAGCGAACCGGAGTGGACGGCGCGGCGCTGGCGGAGTTGGCGGAGGCGGTGGGGTCGCGTTTCGACGAGGTGTTCCAGCGCTACGAAGCGGGGGCTTGACGGCTCGGACGGACCCGGCATCGGGCGGGACCGTCGGGACACGTTTCGTCGTGTATCCGGATCACGAATACTCGCGACGCAGGTTGCTCGGGAGGATGCCCAGTTCCTCGCGGTACTTGGCGACCGTGCGGCGGGCGATGTTGATGCTGCGTTCGGCCAGTTTGCCGACGATCTCCTGATCGCTCATCGGCTTCTCGGGATCCTCGGCGGCGATCAGTTGGGCGATCATGTCCTTCACGCTCGTGTTCGAGATCGATTCGCCCTCGGAGGATTGGTAGCCGGAGGTGAAGAAGTAGCGCATCTCGAAGACACCGTGCGGCGTGCGCATGTACTTGTTGGCGATGGCACGGCTCACCGTCGTCTCGTGGACGCCGACGACCTCGGCGACCTGCGTCATGGTGAGGGGCTTGAGCTTGGAAACGCCCTCCTCGAAGAACTCGCGCTGCCGGTTCAGGATCTCGCGGGCGATCTTCTCGATCGTCTGTTGGCGCTGCTCGATCGAGTTGATGAGGAAGCGACCGGAGCGCATCTTTTCCTGAAGATACTCCTTTTCTTCGCGGCTGAGCGTGCCTTTCGCGAGCAGCTCCTTGTAGGAGGAACTCAGGCGCAAGCGCGGGATGTAGTCGCTGGTCAGGGAGATGACCCACTCGCCGGCGATCTCTTCGATCACCACGTCGGGGACGACGACGCGATTGGAGTCTTCGCCGAAACGTCGGCCCGGGGCAGGGTCGAGTTGTGCGATCTCTTCGATCGCCCTCTGAATCTCCTCCAAGGGAAGATTCATCTTTCGCGCGATCTCCGGGATGCGCCGCCGCGTGAGCAGGAGGAAATGATCCTTCACGATCCGAGCCGGGATGGAGCGAGCCTTGCCGCGGATGATCAACTGATGAAGCAGGCTGTCTTGGAGATTGAGGCAGCCGATGCCGGCGGGCTCGAAGCCCTTGAGCACGGTGTGGGCGCGTTGGACGATGGACAGCGGGATGTCGGCCATCAACGCGACGTCGTTGAGCGTCGTGGTGAGGAAGCCGTTGTTGTCGAGGCTGCCGATGAGGTAGCTGATCGCCTCCATCTCCTTCTCGTCGAGATCGGCGAGGCGCGCTTGATCGAGGAGGTGTTCCTGCAAGGACGTCTCACCCACCAAGGAATCGAAGAAGTGTTGCCGACGTTCGGCGTCTTCCTGGGTGAACGATCCCGAACCGCTGCTCTGCGACATATGGTCGCGCCAGTCTTGATCGAGGCGATTGAGAATCTCGAAATTGCGTTCGAACTGCAGTTCCTCGCGCGAGTCGGCGGTGCTTTCCGCGCGGTCGCCGCTGTTCTCGTCGTGCTCGCGCGAATCGGGATCAGGGCGCTCGGCGGCGACCCCTTCCATCGGCAGCTCTTCGAGGGTGGGATTGTTTTGCAGCTCCTCCTGAATCGTCGTGCGCAGATCGAGGGCGGCGACCTGCAAAATCTTGAGCGACTGCCGCAGTTGCGGAGCCAAGACCAACTGCTGTGTCTGCCGTTGGCGCAGCTCTTGGGAAAAGCCGCTCACGAGGATACCTCCATGCTCGACTCGGCGATTCGGGCGCAGCACGAAGCCGGCGATCGGACGAGTTGGAACTGGCGCAAAACCATATCCCGGAGGATTGTCGGGATTCAATCCGATGCAAGAACTGAACCGGTGCCGAGCATGGTTTATGCTTCTTGACCGTGGAGACGAGGCGTCGTGCGAGCTGCTGACTCGTTGACAGCCGGGGGGCGGTTTCTAGGTTCCGGGCATGATTTCCCTGACTCCGCGCGCGGCTGCGCAAGTGCGTAACCTTCAGTCCCAGATCGCCGACGATGCGAAGCGTCTGCGTGTGTTCGTCGAGTCCGGAGGATGTTCGGGCTTCCAGTACGGGATGTCTTTCGACGAAGCGAAGGCCGAAGACGAACGGATGCTGTCGGAAGGCGTGGAGTTTCTGATCGATCCGACGAGCCGCGCGTACATGGACGGTTCGGTGATCGATTTCGACGACGGATTGCACGGCAAGGGGTTCGAGATCCGCAATCCGAACGCGGAGAGCACCTGCGGGTGCGGCAAGTCGTTCAACTGAGCCCGCAGGCGTTGACCGCCGTTCGTCTTCCGGACGAGGGTGGGTGATGAACTCGCCCCGGTTCGTGTCCGTGCTCCTCGCAGGAGTGCTCTCGTGTTCGGTTTTCGATGCGGCGGTCGCGTCGTCGTTGCCCGACGGGCTCGTCGAGCGGGCGGTGCGCGAGGATGCGCCGCGGTGGAAGTTCGTCGATGCGCGACGTTACCGCGAGATGCCTCAGACCTTCGCGTTGCACGTCACCGCAGTGGCGGCTCATCTCGCGCCGGAGTCCGTGGTGGACGGCGAGACGCTCGCGAGGCATCTCGCGGCAAAGCTGCGTTGGTTTCTCGTGACACCGGAACCGTACGAGGACGGTTCGACGCGTGAACCGGAGGCTCAAGGCGGGCTCGGTGGGTGGACTCACGCGCACGCCGCGCTCTCGCTTCTGCTCGCGAAGCGGACGCCGGAGGTGTGGACGGAGTTGTCGGCCGACGAGCGGCACCGTGCCGACGTGCTCATGCGGGCGCTCGCGGTGGCGGCTCACTTCTGCCTGGACGACGACAACGAGTGGTACCTGCTCCTCGACGGGGAGTCGCTCTTTCATCGGAGTTGGAATCCGAACCACGTCGAGGGTTACGCCGGAGTGATCGTGGCGGCTTCGCTCTACTTCGGGGCCGACGAGTTGAACACGTGGTTCGCGGCGTTCGACTTCGTGCGTTTCACGGCGGAGTTGGAGCGGTTGAACTTCCGCAATATCCACCGCTGTTGGACGCGTAATCCGGCGATGGGTCGCCTGCTCGAGCACGGAGGGACGATCGCCGTGCCAGCGGAGTCGCGCATCGCCGCGGGCGTGCTCACCACGGGGGCGGGGGTCCGCAACGCCTTCACCCTCGACGGCGTCCCGCTGGCGCGCCCGTGGGACATCCATCGCGGGCAGGCGTTGCGTCTCTACGCCCGCGCCGTGCGGACGCCGGTGCGTATCCACGAATCGTATACGGCCGGCCTCC from Opitutales bacterium ASA1 encodes the following:
- the erpA gene encoding iron-sulfur cluster insertion protein ErpA, whose amino-acid sequence is MISLTPRAAAQVRNLQSQIADDAKRLRVFVESGGCSGFQYGMSFDEAKAEDERMLSEGVEFLIDPTSRAYMDGSVIDFDDGLHGKGFEIRNPNAESTCGCGKSFN
- a CDS encoding HDOD domain-containing protein; its protein translation is MVDILKLIKAANEMAPLPASSVRLAQLVQDPDAGLDDLGEVVALDQALTVRMLRMANSAFSASETRVSDVREAVMRLGAAQVLAFAISTHARAMMTKPLSRYGMEENALWKHSVRAALAIECLPKVSKRSVPSAAFAAALLHDVGKLVMDRFLAADDFEAIRRAREEGGLSPLLAEAEVLQVNHAELGGVVAQHWNLPEPIVHGIIYHHEPQRVCEEVPDLVYLANLAAKSAEGGDAIKPGELELDMGVVERTGVDGAALAELAEAVGSRFDEVFQRYEAGA
- the rpoN gene encoding RNA polymerase factor sigma-54, coding for MSGFSQELRQRQTQQLVLAPQLRQSLKILQVAALDLRTTIQEELQNNPTLEELPMEGVAAERPDPDSREHDENSGDRAESTADSREELQFERNFEILNRLDQDWRDHMSQSSGSGSFTQEDAERRQHFFDSLVGETSLQEHLLDQARLADLDEKEMEAISYLIGSLDNNGFLTTTLNDVALMADIPLSIVQRAHTVLKGFEPAGIGCLNLQDSLLHQLIIRGKARSIPARIVKDHFLLLTRRRIPEIARKMNLPLEEIQRAIEEIAQLDPAPGRRFGEDSNRVVVPDVVIEEIAGEWVISLTSDYIPRLRLSSSYKELLAKGTLSREEKEYLQEKMRSGRFLINSIEQRQQTIEKIAREILNRQREFFEEGVSKLKPLTMTQVAEVVGVHETTVSRAIANKYMRTPHGVFEMRYFFTSGYQSSEGESISNTSVKDMIAQLIAAEDPEKPMSDQEIVGKLAERSINIARRTVAKYREELGILPSNLRREYS